The Methylomonas koyamae genome has a segment encoding these proteins:
- the tssM gene encoding type VI secretion system membrane subunit TssM, which produces MEPIINFFKRKWVLELIGVLFLALLIWFIGPLVAIAGVAPLEAELARGISIGLLVTVWLIYRILAYRFSRQRDQNLMADLTGKDPADNAHGTEAAAEAELDVLSRGFDEALALLKTSGRKQQRGSQFLYEMPWYAIIGAPGSGKTTALINSGLHFPLAERLGKHSVKGVSGTRDCDWWFSDEAVLLDTAGRYTTQDSHKEVDASAWQGFLQLLKKYRPRRPLNGVFVAVSVSDLMQQTEEELRQHAAAVRRRIMELNDRLGVQLPVYVLFTKTDLIAGFNDFFANLTEDERSQVWGETFLRTDSASDNPAEHIQQFDRGYDELVERLVQRRLKRMQEERDVQRRAAIFDFPQQMRLFKTVASDFLQATFSTNRYEEPFLLRGVYFSSGTQEGTPIDRIMSALAASFRLDRQAVPLLSGRGKSYFLTKLLKQVVFPEADLVGTDPRIERRYRLMTLAAYGATFVFVAIAALVWSVSFTANKMAIAEVDKQIEAYRASNIVARDARTGFLALLPKLNALQAAADVYRQAGWTTGFGLDQGDKIGSGVDMAYQRLLREGFAVQIVQRLQQRMQSEEGANLDVLYQLLRVYLMFGEPQRMDAKVAQPWVKLDWEQMFATDPETQAKLQIHLDNLLAFPLDPVAIDNNFVGAVRNKLSQIPLVNQVYSRFKSEALFDHSRDLIVAAQLAPNGGRVFVAANGKELESIVVPGVFTAYGYTELFLKKGMSYVKEASEQNWVLGTESGNTLTEIDRLYGDFKRLYLADYQKTWDGVLSAVKFRPQAGTSQLVDTLDLLSRPDSPLKLLLELVEKNTSLSKLSAELADSLSKAAGGIAVPEAATQKLLAVAKQSEQGIDPVKALEAYFEPFNAQVRGAADRPAPIASALASIKNLHDYLMQIGSASNAGGQALSTEAAKAAGGGIDPLQAAKMEFARLPGPIAASLNALTATGGQQIKSGAKNQLNEMLKTAVAIPCKAALAGRYPFAKNTQQDVLLADFAKVFAANGIVDQFFNANLKPFVDIAAVQWQELKSDNALGLAPASIRQFQIAAKIRDAFFPGGGAVPQVQFELKPLALDDRVGTFRLNVEGQELVYRHGPEQLTKFQWPGSNNSAGVRVVFETLDGKQVSRAKDGAWALFRMFDEFNIEPTGLPDRFNLTVQVEGFSARFELHAASVNNPFGISEYQSFRCPEAL; this is translated from the coding sequence GTGGAACCGATAATCAATTTTTTCAAACGTAAATGGGTGTTGGAACTGATCGGAGTGCTGTTTCTGGCGCTGTTGATCTGGTTTATCGGGCCATTGGTTGCAATTGCCGGGGTTGCGCCACTGGAAGCGGAATTGGCTAGAGGTATATCGATCGGCTTATTGGTAACGGTATGGCTGATTTATCGAATATTGGCCTACCGTTTCTCGCGGCAGCGCGACCAAAATTTGATGGCCGATTTGACAGGAAAAGACCCCGCCGATAACGCCCATGGCACCGAAGCGGCAGCGGAAGCCGAGTTGGATGTGTTGAGCCGCGGCTTCGACGAAGCGTTGGCTTTGTTGAAAACCAGCGGACGTAAGCAACAACGCGGCTCGCAGTTTCTCTATGAAATGCCGTGGTACGCGATTATCGGCGCGCCGGGCTCCGGAAAAACCACGGCACTGATCAACTCCGGATTGCATTTCCCGTTGGCGGAGCGCTTGGGTAAACACTCCGTCAAGGGTGTCAGCGGTACCCGCGACTGCGATTGGTGGTTTTCAGACGAAGCGGTGCTGCTGGATACCGCCGGCCGCTATACCACGCAGGACAGCCACAAGGAAGTCGATGCCTCGGCTTGGCAAGGTTTTTTGCAATTACTGAAGAAATACCGGCCGCGTCGGCCTTTAAACGGCGTATTCGTTGCGGTCAGCGTCAGCGACTTGATGCAACAAACGGAAGAAGAGTTGCGGCAGCACGCGGCCGCGGTCAGGCGTCGAATCATGGAGCTGAACGACCGCTTGGGCGTGCAGTTGCCGGTTTACGTGCTGTTTACCAAAACCGATTTGATTGCCGGATTTAACGACTTCTTCGCAAACTTGACCGAAGACGAGCGCAGCCAAGTTTGGGGTGAAACCTTTCTGCGTACCGATTCCGCCAGCGATAATCCGGCCGAGCACATCCAACAGTTCGATCGCGGTTACGACGAACTGGTCGAACGTCTGGTACAACGGCGCTTGAAACGGATGCAGGAAGAGCGCGATGTTCAGCGGCGTGCTGCCATATTCGACTTCCCGCAGCAAATGCGGCTGTTCAAAACAGTGGCTAGTGATTTCTTGCAAGCCACGTTTTCGACCAATCGTTATGAAGAGCCGTTTTTATTACGCGGCGTGTACTTCAGCAGCGGTACGCAGGAAGGTACTCCGATCGACCGCATCATGTCGGCCCTGGCCGCCAGTTTCAGACTGGACCGCCAAGCGGTACCGCTGTTGAGCGGCCGCGGCAAAAGCTATTTTCTGACCAAGTTATTGAAACAGGTGGTGTTTCCGGAAGCGGACCTGGTCGGCACCGACCCGCGGATCGAGCGGCGATACCGGCTGATGACGCTCGCCGCTTATGGCGCAACCTTTGTGTTTGTCGCGATTGCGGCGTTGGTCTGGTCGGTCAGTTTTACCGCCAACAAAATGGCGATAGCCGAGGTCGATAAACAGATAGAAGCTTACCGTGCCAGCAATATCGTGGCTCGGGATGCACGCACCGGATTTTTGGCATTGCTGCCGAAGCTGAACGCGTTACAAGCTGCGGCGGACGTTTACCGGCAAGCCGGCTGGACCACAGGTTTCGGTTTGGATCAGGGCGATAAGATCGGTTCCGGCGTGGACATGGCTTACCAGCGCTTGTTACGGGAAGGCTTTGCCGTACAAATCGTGCAGCGCTTGCAACAGCGCATGCAGAGTGAAGAAGGCGCCAATCTGGACGTACTGTACCAATTGCTGCGCGTCTATCTGATGTTCGGCGAACCGCAGCGGATGGACGCTAAGGTTGCTCAGCCCTGGGTCAAACTGGATTGGGAACAAATGTTCGCGACCGACCCGGAGACGCAGGCGAAACTGCAAATCCATTTGGACAATTTGCTGGCTTTTCCGCTCGACCCGGTCGCGATCGATAACAACTTTGTCGGCGCGGTTCGCAACAAGCTCAGCCAGATACCATTGGTCAACCAAGTTTACAGCCGCTTTAAAAGCGAAGCGTTGTTCGACCATAGCCGCGACCTGATCGTTGCCGCTCAATTGGCGCCCAATGGCGGCAGGGTTTTCGTCGCGGCCAACGGCAAAGAACTGGAGTCGATCGTAGTGCCTGGCGTGTTCACCGCCTATGGCTATACCGAGCTGTTTTTGAAGAAGGGCATGTCTTACGTCAAGGAAGCCAGCGAGCAGAATTGGGTATTGGGGACAGAAAGCGGCAACACGTTGACCGAAATCGACCGCTTATACGGCGATTTCAAGCGGTTGTACTTGGCCGACTACCAAAAAACCTGGGACGGCGTATTGTCCGCCGTTAAATTCCGGCCGCAGGCAGGCACCAGCCAACTGGTCGATACCTTGGATCTATTGTCCAGACCGGATTCGCCGCTGAAACTGTTGCTCGAGTTAGTGGAAAAAAATACTTCGTTGAGCAAACTCTCGGCCGAATTGGCGGACAGCCTTAGCAAAGCGGCCGGCGGCATCGCCGTGCCGGAAGCGGCCACCCAAAAATTGCTGGCGGTCGCTAAACAAAGCGAACAAGGCATCGATCCGGTAAAAGCCTTGGAGGCGTATTTCGAGCCGTTTAACGCGCAAGTGCGCGGAGCGGCGGACCGGCCGGCGCCAATCGCTTCGGCGCTGGCCAGTATTAAGAATCTGCACGACTACTTGATGCAAATCGGTTCCGCCAGCAACGCCGGTGGCCAGGCGTTATCCACCGAAGCGGCCAAAGCCGCGGGCGGCGGTATTGATCCGCTGCAGGCGGCGAAAATGGAATTCGCCCGTTTGCCGGGGCCTATTGCGGCTTCTTTAAATGCTTTGACCGCCACCGGCGGCCAACAAATCAAGAGCGGAGCAAAAAACCAGCTCAACGAAATGTTGAAAACCGCCGTGGCCATACCATGCAAAGCGGCATTGGCCGGCCGGTATCCGTTTGCGAAAAACACCCAGCAAGACGTGTTGCTGGCCGATTTTGCCAAGGTATTCGCCGCGAACGGTATCGTCGACCAGTTCTTCAATGCCAATTTAAAACCGTTCGTCGATATTGCCGCGGTACAGTGGCAAGAGCTTAAATCCGACAATGCGTTGGGCTTGGCGCCGGCCAGCATCCGCCAATTCCAGATTGCCGCCAAAATCCGCGATGCGTTTTTTCCGGGTGGGGGCGCCGTACCTCAGGTGCAGTTCGAATTGAAACCCTTGGCGCTGGACGACAGGGTCGGCACCTTTCGGCTCAATGTTGAAGGCCAGGAATTGGTCTATCGCCACGGGCCGGAACAGTTGACCAAATTTCAATGGCCGGGAAGCAATAACAGCGCCGGGGTGCGCGTGGTATTCGAGACCTTGGACGGCAAGCAAGTCAGCCGTGCCAAAGATGGCGCCTGGGCGCTGTTTCGTATGTTCGACGAATTCAACATTGAGCCGACCGGCTTGCCGGACCGCTTCAATCTGACGGTACAAGTGGAAGGTTTCAGCGCCCGTTTCGAATTGCACGCCGCCAGCGTAAACAATCCGTTCGGCATTAGCGAATACCAAAGCTTTCGTTGTCCGGAGGCGTTGTGA
- the tssK gene encoding type VI secretion system baseplate subunit TssK gives MSINNRIVWTEGMFLRPQHFQQHDRYLHTLVDGRCRGIRSHDWGLSTLAIDISQLAIGKICLNEARGIFQDGTPFYMPHEDELPLPLDVPPGTSNEIVYLALPLVRPDGIEVDSEHNPDGLARYRINHREVRDNNAGYDGRYPVQIASMRPRLLLASQERSGYLCLGVANIVEVRADKTVVLDEKYIPASLQSTASRILAGFVRELQGLLHTRGEALAARVAGASHGAAVAEVADFLLLQTINRYEPLLEHLAADSSLHPESLFSLCLQIMGDLSTFYRQNKRPANIPPYQHDDLRRCFIPLIDELRRLLSMVLEQNAIQIPLTKHSQSVYYSGRPDVKLLENAIYILAASAQVSSEMLRMHFPPQVKIGPVEEITQLVTAALPGIAIHPLPVAPRQLPYHAGCSYFELDKQSPYWKKMAESGGFAFHIGGNFPGLELEFWAIKKG, from the coding sequence ATGTCTATAAATAATAGGATTGTTTGGACTGAAGGCATGTTTCTGCGGCCGCAGCACTTTCAACAGCATGACCGCTATCTGCATACGCTGGTTGACGGGCGCTGCCGCGGAATTCGGTCTCACGACTGGGGGCTGTCTACCCTTGCAATCGACATTAGCCAATTGGCAATAGGCAAAATTTGTCTGAATGAAGCCAGAGGGATTTTCCAAGACGGTACGCCGTTTTATATGCCGCATGAAGACGAATTGCCGTTGCCCTTGGATGTCCCACCGGGAACAAGTAATGAAATAGTTTACTTAGCGTTGCCGCTGGTGCGGCCGGATGGCATTGAGGTCGATAGCGAACACAATCCGGACGGACTCGCTCGTTATCGAATAAACCATCGGGAAGTCAGAGACAATAACGCCGGATATGATGGCCGGTATCCGGTGCAAATTGCGAGTATGCGGCCTCGTTTACTTCTGGCTTCGCAGGAGCGTTCCGGCTATTTGTGCCTCGGTGTCGCCAATATCGTCGAAGTTCGAGCGGATAAAACAGTCGTACTGGACGAAAAGTACATTCCCGCATCATTGCAATCCACAGCTAGTCGCATCCTGGCGGGGTTTGTCCGTGAATTGCAAGGCTTGCTGCACACCCGGGGGGAAGCACTGGCGGCACGCGTTGCAGGAGCGTCGCATGGCGCCGCTGTTGCCGAAGTTGCCGATTTTTTGTTGCTGCAAACCATCAATCGCTACGAACCCCTGCTCGAACATCTGGCGGCCGATAGTTCATTGCATCCTGAAAGCCTGTTTTCTTTATGTCTTCAGATAATGGGCGACCTCTCAACTTTTTACCGACAGAACAAGCGTCCGGCCAATATTCCACCCTACCAGCACGATGATTTGCGTCGTTGTTTTATCCCGTTAATCGACGAGTTACGGCGTTTGTTAAGTATGGTATTGGAACAAAATGCAATTCAAATACCGCTTACCAAGCATAGCCAATCGGTTTATTACTCCGGGCGTCCGGACGTAAAGCTGTTGGAGAATGCGATCTATATACTCGCTGCTAGTGCGCAAGTGTCTTCGGAGATGCTGCGCATGCACTTCCCGCCCCAAGTTAAAATCGGCCCGGTTGAAGAGATAACGCAATTAGTCACGGCGGCTTTGCCCGGAATTGCGATACACCCTTTGCCGGTCGCGCCCAGGCAATTGCCATACCACGCGGGCTGTTCGTATTTCGAACTCGATAAGCAGAGTCCTTATTGGAAGAAAATGGCTGAATCAGGCGGTTTTGCGTTCCATATCGGTGGCAATTTTCCCGGTTTGGAACTGGAGTTTTGGGCAATAAAAAAAGGGTAG
- the amoA gene encoding bacterial ammonia monooxygenase, subunit AmoA, producing MSASQSAVRSRAEAVQVSRTFDWMILFTLFTAVLGGYHIHYMLTGGDWDFWTDWKDRRLWVTVAPIVSITFPAAVQACLWWRYRLPIGATISVVALMVGEWINRYMNFWGWTYFPVNICFPSNLLPGAIVLDVILMLGNSMTLTAVLGGLAYGLLFYPGNWPVIAPLHVPVEYNGMMMTLADLQGYHYVRTGTPEYIRMVEKGTLRTFGKDVAPVSAFFSGFVSIIIYFLWHFFGRWFAQTGFIADDAS from the coding sequence ATGAGCGCATCTCAATCAGCTGTACGTTCTCGTGCGGAAGCGGTTCAAGTTTCCCGTACGTTCGACTGGATGATTCTTTTTACACTGTTCACCGCGGTTCTGGGTGGCTACCACATTCACTACATGTTGACCGGTGGTGACTGGGACTTCTGGACCGACTGGAAAGACAGACGTCTGTGGGTAACCGTAGCGCCTATCGTTTCTATTACATTTCCTGCGGCTGTTCAAGCTTGCTTGTGGTGGAGATACCGTTTGCCAATCGGTGCAACCATTTCTGTTGTTGCTCTGATGGTTGGTGAGTGGATCAACCGTTACATGAACTTCTGGGGTTGGACTTACTTCCCAGTAAACATTTGCTTCCCATCTAACCTGCTGCCAGGCGCTATCGTTCTTGACGTGATCCTGATGTTGGGTAACAGCATGACCTTGACTGCTGTTTTGGGTGGTTTGGCTTACGGTTTGTTGTTCTACCCAGGCAACTGGCCGGTAATTGCTCCTCTGCACGTTCCTGTAGAGTACAACGGCATGATGATGACCCTGGCTGACTTGCAAGGTTACCACTATGTTCGTACCGGTACACCTGAGTACATCCGTATGGTTGAGAAAGGTACATTAAGAACTTTCGGTAAAGACGTTGCTCCTGTATCAGCGTTCTTCTCTGGATTCGTTTCTATCATCATCTACTTCTTGTGGCACTTCTTTGGCAGATGGTTCGCTCAAACCGGATTCATCGCCGACGACGCATCCTAA
- the icmH gene encoding type IVB secretion system protein IcmH/DotU — translation MAPSASASLLDLAAGLLSLAARLRVTVAYAAVDELKQKLAKEISEFENRALAAGLQQEHVRIASYGLCTFLDEIIQNTPWGSQSNWGHQSLLIVFHKEAWGGERFFQILDQLVKQPAQNLALIELGYALLSFGFEGKFRIMANGMNELEKQRLELYQLIQRVRGDYPAELSPRWQGQKTAVHPLISRVPLWVFATIAGGLALLCYLGFAFFINTASDPTYKELLKLSKEPILLAAVETATPVSPVIPLPSPNRAQRFIPLLRDEIAKNMVEVVDDSIIRVRNSFPSGSDQVKPEFIPMLKKIAKELENQQDSILVTGHTDDRPIVSARFPSNWHLSTARAKNVLAILTASAQLRGSVRAEGRADGEPLEPNDSPEHRAFNRRVDILIK, via the coding sequence TTGGCGCCGTCCGCGTCCGCTTCGTTGTTGGATTTGGCCGCCGGGTTGCTTTCTTTGGCCGCCAGATTAAGGGTGACGGTCGCTTATGCGGCGGTGGACGAATTAAAACAAAAACTGGCTAAAGAGATCAGCGAGTTCGAGAATCGGGCGCTAGCCGCGGGCCTACAGCAAGAACACGTCCGCATCGCCAGTTACGGCTTGTGTACTTTTCTCGACGAGATCATTCAGAACACGCCTTGGGGATCGCAAAGCAACTGGGGGCATCAGAGCTTATTGATCGTTTTTCACAAGGAAGCATGGGGCGGCGAACGGTTTTTTCAAATTCTCGATCAATTAGTAAAGCAACCCGCTCAGAATCTGGCTCTGATTGAACTCGGCTATGCACTATTGAGCTTCGGTTTCGAAGGCAAATTTCGTATCATGGCGAATGGCATGAACGAGCTGGAAAAGCAAAGGCTTGAACTTTACCAGTTAATCCAACGCGTCCGCGGCGACTATCCGGCGGAGTTGTCGCCCCGTTGGCAAGGTCAGAAAACTGCAGTCCATCCTCTAATATCTCGAGTGCCGCTATGGGTGTTTGCGACCATTGCCGGAGGTTTGGCCCTACTGTGTTATTTGGGCTTCGCATTTTTTATCAATACCGCTTCCGACCCTACCTACAAGGAGTTGCTCAAGCTGAGCAAAGAGCCAATTTTGTTGGCAGCGGTTGAAACTGCCACTCCGGTTTCGCCGGTTATTCCCCTGCCAAGCCCTAATCGCGCACAACGCTTCATTCCATTATTGCGCGACGAAATAGCCAAGAACATGGTGGAAGTGGTAGACGACAGCATTATCCGGGTTCGTAATTCGTTCCCCTCGGGTAGCGACCAAGTGAAACCCGAATTCATCCCGATGTTAAAAAAAATCGCCAAAGAACTCGAGAACCAGCAAGACTCGATTTTGGTTACCGGCCATACCGACGATAGGCCTATTGTGTCTGCCCGCTTTCCGTCCAACTGGCATTTGTCGACCGCCCGCGCGAAAAATGTTTTGGCAATTCTGACCGCTTCCGCCCAATTGCGCGGAAGCGTCCGCGCCGAAGGCCGGGCGGACGGCGAGCCGTTGGAGCCTAACGACAGCCCGGAACATCGAGCGTTTAACCGCCGTGTCGACATCCTGATTAAGTGA
- the amoB gene encoding bacterial ammonia monooxygenase, subunit AmoB, which translates to MKIIKDKVAKLSFVALLVAMATAMFYAPAASAHGEKSQAAFMRMRTIHWFDLNWSKEEVAVNDTMTISGKFLVFAGWPETVDKPEVSFLNVGIPGPVFIRAGSWIGGQLVPRSVSLELGEVYEFKVLLKARRPGDWHVHSMMNVQGGGPIIGPGKWVTVTGSMSEFVNPVTTLTGQTINLENYALDNVYFWHAVWFAIAFAWLIFWVKRPIFVPRHIAVSTGKADSLISSGDKKVGMLFGVGTMVIVAASMASTNEKYPVTTPLQAGLLRGMKTYQMPEATVSVKVDDATYRVPGRAMQMTLTVTNNGDSAVRLGEFNTAGVRFLDPAVHEDDTNYPDDLLAEEGLTVSDNSPLAPGETRTIEVTASDAAWEVYRLADLIYDPDSRFAGLLFFWDANGNRQLVTVDAPLIPTFI; encoded by the coding sequence ATGAAAATAATAAAAGACAAAGTTGCAAAACTGTCCTTTGTCGCACTGTTGGTTGCAATGGCAACAGCGATGTTCTACGCTCCAGCAGCATCTGCTCATGGTGAAAAGTCACAGGCTGCGTTCATGCGTATGCGTACTATTCACTGGTTTGACTTGAACTGGTCAAAAGAAGAAGTAGCTGTCAACGATACTATGACAATTTCCGGTAAATTCCTGGTATTCGCAGGATGGCCAGAAACTGTTGATAAACCAGAAGTTTCATTTTTGAACGTTGGTATCCCTGGTCCAGTATTCATTCGTGCTGGTTCTTGGATCGGCGGTCAACTGGTTCCACGTTCTGTTTCTTTGGAACTGGGCGAAGTTTATGAGTTTAAAGTACTGTTGAAAGCTCGTCGTCCTGGCGACTGGCACGTTCACTCTATGATGAACGTACAAGGCGGTGGTCCAATCATCGGTCCTGGTAAATGGGTAACTGTAACTGGTTCTATGAGCGAGTTCGTAAACCCTGTTACCACTTTGACTGGTCAAACCATCAACTTGGAAAACTACGCTCTGGATAACGTTTACTTCTGGCACGCTGTATGGTTCGCAATCGCGTTCGCTTGGTTGATCTTTTGGGTCAAACGTCCGATTTTCGTTCCACGTCACATCGCTGTTAGCACAGGTAAAGCAGACTCTTTGATCTCGTCTGGTGACAAAAAAGTCGGTATGTTGTTCGGCGTTGGTACCATGGTTATCGTAGCGGCTTCTATGGCTTCTACTAACGAAAAATACCCTGTTACTACTCCGCTGCAAGCTGGTTTGTTGCGTGGTATGAAAACTTATCAAATGCCTGAAGCTACTGTTTCAGTTAAAGTTGATGACGCTACATACCGTGTACCAGGTCGTGCAATGCAAATGACCTTGACAGTAACAAACAACGGCGATTCTGCTGTCCGTTTGGGTGAATTCAACACAGCTGGCGTTCGCTTCTTGGATCCTGCTGTTCACGAAGATGACACCAACTATCCTGACGACTTGTTGGCTGAAGAGGGTCTGACTGTTAGCGATAACAGCCCGCTGGCTCCAGGTGAAACCCGTACTATCGAAGTTACCGCTTCTGATGCTGCTTGGGAAGTTTACCGTCTGGCTGACTTGATCTATGACCCAGACAGCCGTTTCGCTGGCTTGTTGTTCTTCTGGGATGCAAACGGCAACCGTCAATTGGTAACTGTTGACGCTCCGCTGATCCCGACTTTCATCTAA
- the tagH gene encoding type VI secretion system-associated FHA domain protein TagH yields MPLRLRVISYKGAPSSTNLSATFNQCGGSIGRKNGNTLVLIDPENFVSGHHAEVLYQNGQYQLKDTSKNGTYLVNADINVTGQQIRLQDKEILRIGEYEVLVEVEIESGDIPAIDLAAIDRGPFSQSFATEPDSPFAYSSSPSVFEQQVEKPFPFQELGPSQPFQDSFSPPEVESANVHVIEAQEKDIAEFLKGLDSLSAASIIDPLASGNNPGATAPAPFEVDDTSYSDQPVQDINAGTNQQFNAQPQNLTPLAELNESASPVAPRPQPESTADSAELFSCFMRGAGISDLDFVPESQRRAAMNAAGKLFRNLIEGLMDVLRVRAEMKSEFRVSVTTIRSTENNPLKFNPDVESVLKLMLAPNNPAFIAPDAAVSEAFRDIKYHQMAVTAGIQASLAEILRRFEPEAFEKTLGEGLLFQKKARCWELYCEKYPELKTLAVEEFFGDEFADAYEKQMHLFSRR; encoded by the coding sequence GTGCCTCTAAGACTAAGAGTTATCTCATATAAGGGTGCTCCTTCAAGTACTAATTTATCTGCTACATTCAATCAGTGCGGTGGTTCAATAGGAAGGAAAAATGGGAATACGCTAGTACTGATCGACCCGGAAAATTTCGTTTCAGGCCATCATGCAGAGGTTTTGTACCAAAATGGTCAATATCAGTTAAAAGATACTAGCAAAAATGGCACATATCTGGTCAATGCCGATATTAACGTAACAGGCCAGCAAATTAGGCTGCAAGACAAGGAGATATTGCGTATAGGGGAATACGAGGTTCTGGTCGAGGTTGAAATTGAGTCTGGAGATATTCCAGCAATAGATCTAGCGGCAATCGACCGTGGGCCTTTTTCGCAGTCGTTTGCCACCGAGCCTGATTCGCCGTTTGCTTACTCGTCAAGCCCTTCAGTATTCGAACAACAGGTGGAAAAGCCGTTCCCGTTCCAAGAGTTAGGACCCAGTCAACCATTCCAAGATAGTTTTTCGCCACCAGAAGTCGAATCGGCGAACGTACACGTAATTGAAGCCCAGGAAAAAGACATCGCTGAATTTTTAAAAGGGTTGGATTCGTTATCGGCAGCGTCGATAATTGACCCGTTAGCTAGCGGGAATAATCCAGGTGCCACGGCGCCAGCCCCATTCGAAGTGGACGATACGTCTTATTCGGATCAACCAGTTCAAGACATAAATGCCGGCACGAATCAGCAATTCAATGCTCAGCCACAGAACCTTACGCCGCTCGCGGAGTTAAACGAAAGCGCGAGCCCAGTAGCTCCGAGGCCCCAACCTGAATCAACGGCCGATAGCGCTGAGTTGTTTAGTTGTTTTATGCGAGGTGCTGGAATTAGCGATTTGGATTTTGTGCCAGAATCCCAGCGCCGCGCCGCGATGAACGCCGCAGGGAAATTATTCCGAAATCTGATTGAGGGCTTGATGGATGTCTTGCGCGTACGTGCGGAGATGAAAAGCGAATTCCGCGTTTCGGTGACAACAATCCGGTCAACGGAAAATAACCCGCTAAAATTCAATCCCGATGTGGAAAGTGTGCTTAAACTTATGTTGGCGCCAAACAATCCAGCATTCATCGCCCCGGATGCCGCAGTGAGTGAAGCCTTCAGGGATATCAAGTACCATCAGATGGCAGTCACAGCGGGTATTCAAGCGTCATTGGCGGAGATATTGCGGAGATTTGAACCCGAAGCCTTCGAAAAAACATTGGGAGAAGGATTGTTATTTCAGAAGAAAGCGAGATGTTGGGAGCTTTATTGTGAAAAATATCCGGAACTAAAGACGTTAGCCGTAGAAGAGTTTTTTGGGGACGAATTCGCCGACGCGTACGAGAAACAAATGCATTTATTCAGCCGACGCTGA
- the amoC gene encoding bacterial ammonia monooxygenase, subunit AmoC: protein MAATTESVKADAAEAPLLNQRNLWAGVALYLVFYSFIRWYEGVYGWSAGLDSFAPEFETYWMNMLYIEIVIEVLLFAGINGYIWKTRDRKVMSITPREELRRHFTHWTWLVCYGWAIYWGASYFTEQDGTWHQTIVRDTDFTPSHIIEFYLSYPIYIITGSASFMYAKTRLPSYQEGLHLMYLVVVIGPFMILPNVGLNEWGHTFWFMEELFVAPLHYGFVFFGWAALAVMGVVNYEVMCIAKLLKKDLA, encoded by the coding sequence ATGGCTGCTACAACTGAATCAGTTAAGGCTGATGCTGCGGAAGCACCGCTTTTAAATCAAAGAAACCTATGGGCGGGCGTTGCTCTGTACTTGGTTTTCTATTCATTCATTCGCTGGTATGAAGGTGTTTACGGCTGGTCCGCTGGTCTTGACTCATTCGCACCTGAGTTTGAAACATACTGGATGAACATGCTGTACATCGAGATCGTTATCGAAGTACTGTTGTTTGCTGGTATCAACGGCTACATCTGGAAAACTCGTGATCGCAAAGTAATGTCAATCACTCCACGTGAAGAACTGCGTCGTCATTTCACACACTGGACTTGGTTGGTTTGCTACGGTTGGGCTATCTACTGGGGCGCTTCTTACTTCACCGAGCAAGACGGTACTTGGCACCAAACAATCGTTCGTGATACTGACTTTACTCCAAGTCACATCATCGAATTCTACCTGTCATACCCAATCTACATCATCACTGGTTCAGCTTCTTTCATGTATGCAAAAACCAGACTGCCTTCTTACCAAGAAGGTCTGCACCTGATGTACTTGGTTGTGGTTATCGGTCCATTCATGATTCTGCCAAACGTTGGTTTGAATGAATGGGGTCACACATTCTGGTTTATGGAAGAGTTGTTCGTTGCTCCATTGCACTACGGTTTCGTATTCTTTGGTTGGGCGGCTCTGGCTGTTATGGGTGTTGTGAACTACGAAGTAATGTGCATCGCCAAGTTGTTGAAAAAAGATCTGGCTTAA